The proteins below come from a single Asanoa ferruginea genomic window:
- a CDS encoding MerR family transcriptional regulator: MRVAELAQVAGISADTVRYYERVGLLRPPPRTASGYRAYDASAADRVRFIQGGQRLGLRLRDIGELLAVRDTGVCPCEPAEELLKRRLDELDTELARLTALRAEMVRMIEALPAQDCPPPVPGTWCPPGSDENKDQGGDRR, translated from the coding sequence ATGCGAGTTGCCGAGTTGGCGCAGGTCGCGGGGATTTCCGCGGATACGGTCCGATACTACGAACGGGTCGGGTTGCTGCGGCCGCCACCGCGAACGGCGAGCGGATACCGGGCGTACGACGCGAGCGCCGCCGATCGGGTGCGGTTCATCCAGGGCGGGCAGCGGCTCGGGCTGCGGCTACGCGACATCGGCGAGTTGCTGGCCGTGCGGGACACCGGGGTGTGCCCCTGCGAGCCCGCCGAGGAGCTGCTCAAACGGCGCCTCGACGAGCTCGACACGGAGCTGGCGCGGCTGACCGCGCTGCGGGCCGAGATGGTGCGGATGATCGAGGCGCTGCCGGCACAGGACTGCCCACCGCCCGTGCCAGGCACCTGGTGCCCGCCAGGAAGCGACGAAAACAAGGACCAGGGAGGTGATCGACGATGA
- a CDS encoding putative bifunctional diguanylate cyclase/phosphodiesterase, translating to MDAAVRRNSVPAERAAPFYTFVGAVITVAVVVSAASISRLPEQLPDLPTAFWLMAALAVLCDYRPFAPPGPRQSSAVFPSICFTFAILLAWGLGPAILVQAAAVVSSSIRLRHATWRAVFNVAQYALALGAAEAVLRGFGEAAFAQGTGPTWIDVVAASVAAAAWFVVKYGTVTIAVRLHAGGNWWRTFRHGLAFESVSIGALLLLAPILVGGPASQSVALIPLMLVPLFAVYRMSRLSAEQEHLARLDPLTGLANRKALLAEVHEQATLHCARAAAGAPDQHFALLLLDLDRFKHVNDALGHAVGDRLLIDVSDRLVRAVGPADVVARLGGDEFAILTPRLTDADGARALADRIVVALAEPVSLDGLPLDVAGSIGIALFPEHGDDFATLMRHADVAMYDAKHRRDTVVVYTPESDHNTPERLSLLGDLRRALDPDLVSPAAGEITMYYQPQIEIQTGAVVGVEALLRWRHAKRGMVDPEELIKVAEQSAVMRLLTRRVVDDVVEQLAKWQAAGVHLRAAVNVSIRDLHTLEIVDQIKERLARFEVAPEQLQLEITEGALMADPRRVLATISELAKLGVAIALDDFGTGYSSMQHLRRLPLTEVKVDRSFVLGMATDADDHAIVRTVIDLAGALGLRVVAEGVEDERTWRLLRGVGCHVAQGWFYARPMPAEELVDWLGRYRPLNPS from the coding sequence ATGGACGCTGCCGTGCGGCGTAACTCCGTTCCCGCCGAACGGGCGGCGCCGTTCTACACGTTCGTCGGAGCGGTCATCACGGTGGCCGTTGTCGTCTCCGCGGCCTCGATCAGCCGCCTCCCCGAGCAGCTTCCCGACCTGCCGACCGCGTTCTGGTTGATGGCTGCGCTGGCTGTCCTTTGTGACTACCGCCCGTTCGCGCCGCCCGGGCCCCGGCAGAGTTCGGCGGTCTTCCCGTCGATCTGCTTCACGTTCGCGATCCTGTTGGCCTGGGGCCTCGGCCCCGCGATCCTGGTGCAGGCAGCCGCCGTCGTTTCCTCGTCCATCCGGCTGCGCCATGCGACGTGGCGGGCGGTGTTCAACGTCGCGCAATACGCGCTGGCGTTGGGCGCGGCGGAGGCGGTGCTGCGCGGCTTCGGCGAGGCCGCGTTCGCCCAGGGCACCGGTCCAACCTGGATCGACGTGGTGGCGGCCTCGGTCGCGGCGGCGGCCTGGTTCGTCGTCAAATACGGCACCGTGACCATCGCCGTCCGCCTGCACGCGGGCGGCAACTGGTGGCGCACCTTCCGCCATGGCCTGGCGTTCGAGTCGGTCTCGATCGGCGCCCTGCTGCTGCTCGCACCCATCCTGGTCGGCGGCCCGGCGTCGCAGAGCGTCGCGCTGATCCCGCTGATGCTGGTGCCGCTGTTCGCGGTCTACCGCATGTCACGGCTGTCGGCGGAGCAGGAGCACCTGGCCCGGCTCGACCCGCTGACCGGGCTGGCCAACCGCAAGGCGCTGCTGGCCGAGGTGCACGAGCAGGCGACGCTGCACTGCGCCCGGGCCGCCGCCGGCGCGCCCGACCAGCACTTCGCGCTGCTGCTCCTCGACCTCGACCGCTTCAAGCACGTCAACGACGCCCTCGGCCACGCGGTCGGCGACCGGTTGCTGATCGACGTCAGCGACCGCCTGGTCCGGGCGGTCGGCCCGGCCGACGTGGTCGCCCGGCTCGGCGGCGACGAGTTCGCGATCCTCACCCCGCGGCTGACCGACGCCGACGGCGCCCGGGCCCTGGCCGACCGCATCGTGGTAGCGCTGGCCGAACCGGTCTCGCTCGACGGCTTGCCGCTCGACGTGGCCGGCTCGATCGGCATCGCCCTCTTCCCCGAACACGGCGACGACTTCGCGACCCTGATGCGGCACGCCGACGTGGCGATGTACGACGCGAAACACCGCCGCGACACGGTCGTCGTCTACACGCCGGAGTCAGACCACAACACACCCGAGCGCCTGAGCCTGCTCGGCGACCTCCGCCGCGCCCTCGACCCCGACCTGGTCTCACCCGCCGCGGGCGAGATCACCATGTACTACCAGCCGCAGATCGAAATCCAGACCGGCGCGGTGGTCGGCGTCGAGGCCCTGCTCCGCTGGCGCCACGCCAAGCGCGGCATGGTCGACCCGGAAGAACTGATCAAGGTGGCCGAGCAGAGCGCGGTGATGCGCCTGCTCACCCGCCGCGTGGTCGACGATGTGGTCGAGCAGTTGGCCAAGTGGCAGGCGGCGGGCGTCCACCTCCGGGCGGCGGTCAACGTCAGCATCCGCGACCTGCACACCCTGGAGATCGTCGACCAGATCAAGGAACGCCTGGCCCGCTTCGAGGTCGCACCCGAACAGCTCCAACTGGAGATCACCGAGGGCGCCCTGATGGCCGACCCGCGGCGGGTGCTGGCCACGATCTCCGAGCTGGCCAAGCTGGGTGTGGCGATCGCACTGGACGACTTCGGCACGGGCTACTCGTCGATGCAGCACCTACGCCGCCTCCCGCTGACCGAGGTCAAGGTCGACCGCTCGTTCGTGCTGGGCATGGCCACCGACGCCGACGACCACGCCATCGTCCGCACGGTCATCGACCTGGCCGGCGCGCTGGGCCTACGGGTGGTCGCCGAGGGCGTCGAGGACGAACGCACCTGGCGCCTCCTGCGCGGCGTCGGCTGCCACGTGGCGCAGGGCTGGTTCTACGCCCGCCCGATGCCGGCCGAGGAACTGGTCGACTGGCTGGGCCGCTACCGGCCGCTGAACCCGTCCTGA
- a CDS encoding SCO6745 family protein encodes MDSLPRTMWTLFEPIHAVTYFTPQAREAFEAVNLRGFWRGYFAGRAAPLGAVGPAPVTALFFGFAPSMVTRALPDVWSRATPDESLAARLSGARASLAPLLDGAGPVDEAADLLREAAMSVSSTGRALAAANAALPWPEDPLGVLWHAATILREHRGDGHVAALLVAGLSGAETVVWRASVDQRRSYLQPARGWTDEEWTAAASRLRSRGWLDDDGATKAALEARDQIEETTDRLAAGPWVALGSERTGRLREVLLPLAARARAALPAETPIGLPPLAAAEPSVLAD; translated from the coding sequence ATGGATTCGCTGCCGCGCACCATGTGGACCCTGTTCGAGCCGATCCACGCGGTCACCTATTTCACGCCGCAGGCCCGCGAGGCGTTCGAGGCGGTCAACCTGCGCGGCTTCTGGCGGGGCTACTTCGCCGGCCGGGCCGCGCCGCTGGGCGCGGTCGGCCCGGCCCCGGTGACCGCGCTGTTCTTCGGCTTCGCGCCGAGCATGGTGACCCGGGCACTGCCCGACGTGTGGTCGCGGGCCACCCCCGACGAGTCCCTGGCGGCCCGGCTGTCCGGCGCCCGCGCCTCGCTGGCGCCGCTGCTCGACGGCGCCGGCCCAGTCGACGAGGCCGCTGACCTGCTGCGCGAAGCGGCGATGTCGGTGTCGTCGACCGGCCGCGCCCTCGCGGCCGCGAACGCCGCCCTGCCGTGGCCGGAAGACCCACTGGGCGTGCTCTGGCACGCGGCCACGATCCTGCGCGAACACCGCGGCGACGGCCACGTGGCCGCCCTGCTGGTGGCCGGACTCAGCGGCGCGGAGACGGTGGTCTGGCGGGCCTCGGTCGACCAGCGCCGCTCTTATCTCCAGCCCGCCCGGGGTTGGACCGACGAGGAGTGGACCGCCGCCGCGTCGCGGTTGCGGTCGCGGGGTTGGCTCGACGACGACGGTGCGACGAAGGCGGCGCTGGAGGCCCGCGACCAGATCGAGGAGACCACCGACCGGCTGGCCGCCGGGCCGTGGGTCGCGCTGGGTTCGGAGCGCACTGGCCGGCTCCGCGAGGTGCTCCTCCCGCTGGCGGCGCGCGCCCGCGCGGCGCTGCCGGCGGAAACTCCGATCGGCCTGCCGCCCCTGGCGGCCGCGGAGCCATCGGTCCTCGCAGACTAG
- a CDS encoding ferredoxin reductase family protein, which translates to MTAADATAAPTARAGRATSRAKAARYTVWGALAFNVVIVEILFFTGDPAKNDLIGIAKFIALHAALLMMLQLLLVARLPWLDTWIGADKLTAWHRWTGFTLFWAVVLHASFILTGYARLSDISVLAQIDTFLGVFPTLLGMLAVSLIVIVVALSVRFARRRLSYEVWHAIHLLLYAAVTLAILHQLYEGTTFRANTLTTAYWWALWGLTIVALLHGRVVTPLLRNARHKLRVAAVVPESDTVTSVYVTGHDLAGLEARAGQFFIWRFLTPGRWWQANPFSISSTPDGQSLRLTARAVGKTSAGLRHLPVGARVFVEGPYGAFTTLHRTRDATLLIAGGVGITPIRSLLGELDGPVTVLYRVPGPADAVLLGELEHFVHTRGVTLHLLTGRTGAGQPPNIPFAPENLMALVPDIRERDVYVCGPPAMTSAVLQSLRDAGVPKRQVHAERFALAGD; encoded by the coding sequence ATGACCGCTGCCGACGCGACCGCGGCGCCGACGGCCCGCGCGGGCCGGGCCACCTCGAGAGCAAAAGCTGCCCGCTACACGGTGTGGGGCGCGCTGGCCTTCAACGTGGTGATCGTCGAGATCCTGTTCTTCACCGGCGACCCGGCCAAAAACGACCTGATCGGCATCGCCAAGTTCATCGCGCTGCACGCCGCGCTGCTGATGATGCTCCAGCTCCTGCTGGTCGCCCGCCTGCCGTGGCTCGACACCTGGATCGGCGCCGACAAGCTCACCGCCTGGCACCGGTGGACCGGGTTCACCCTGTTCTGGGCGGTCGTGCTGCACGCGAGCTTCATTCTGACGGGGTACGCCCGACTCAGTGACATCTCCGTGCTCGCCCAGATCGACACGTTCCTGGGCGTCTTCCCGACGTTGCTGGGCATGCTCGCCGTCTCGCTGATCGTGATCGTGGTGGCACTGTCGGTGCGGTTCGCCCGCCGCCGCCTCTCCTACGAGGTCTGGCACGCCATCCACCTGCTGCTCTACGCGGCCGTCACGCTGGCGATCCTGCACCAGCTCTACGAGGGGACCACGTTCCGGGCCAACACGCTGACCACGGCCTACTGGTGGGCGCTCTGGGGCCTGACGATCGTGGCCCTGCTGCACGGCCGGGTGGTCACACCGCTGCTCCGCAACGCCCGGCACAAGCTGCGCGTCGCCGCCGTCGTGCCCGAGTCCGACACCGTCACCTCGGTCTACGTGACCGGGCACGACCTGGCCGGGCTGGAGGCGCGGGCCGGCCAGTTCTTCATCTGGCGCTTCCTCACCCCAGGGCGCTGGTGGCAGGCCAACCCGTTCTCGATCTCGTCGACGCCCGACGGCCAGTCGCTGCGGCTGACCGCACGGGCGGTCGGCAAGACCAGCGCCGGGCTGCGCCACCTGCCGGTCGGCGCGCGGGTCTTCGTCGAGGGCCCCTACGGCGCGTTCACCACGCTGCACCGCACCCGCGACGCGACCCTGCTGATCGCCGGCGGGGTCGGCATCACCCCGATCCGGTCGCTGCTCGGCGAGCTAGACGGCCCGGTCACGGTGCTCTACCGGGTGCCCGGCCCGGCCGACGCGGTGCTGCTCGGCGAGCTCGAGCACTTCGTGCACACCCGCGGCGTGACGTTGCACCTGCTGACCGGCCGCACCGGCGCGGGCCAGCCACCCAACATCCCGTTCGCACCGGAAAACCTGATGGCACTGGTCCCCGACATCAGAGAGCGCGACGTGTACGTCTGCGGCCCGCCAGCGATGACCTCGGCCGTGCTGCAGTCGCTCCGCGACGCCGGCGTCCCCAAGCGCCAGGTGCACGCAGAACGCTTCGCCCTCGCGGGCGATTAA
- a CDS encoding dihydrofolate reductase family protein, giving the protein MAKVIVDLSVSLDGFVAGAGDGPANPLGDGGEALFAWYFDGETPIRAYEEAAARGVPVPPFRLSAVSAEVFSQLVETGGAVVTGRRTYDIANAWGGNGPVPGLPVFVLTHEAPATVPAGESRYTFVTDGIESAIAQARSAAGDGYVSLMGAAAAQQCLRLGLLDEIQLHVVPVLLGSGVRLFDHLGPAPVPLRKLRAVDAPGVTHLRYAVGPLG; this is encoded by the coding sequence ATGGCAAAGGTGATCGTGGACCTGTCCGTGTCACTAGACGGCTTCGTGGCCGGCGCCGGCGACGGCCCCGCCAACCCACTGGGCGACGGCGGCGAGGCCCTGTTCGCGTGGTATTTCGACGGCGAAACACCGATCCGGGCGTACGAGGAGGCGGCGGCGCGGGGCGTGCCGGTCCCGCCGTTCCGGCTGTCGGCAGTTAGCGCCGAGGTGTTCAGCCAACTCGTGGAGACGGGCGGCGCGGTGGTAACCGGGCGTCGGACGTATGACATCGCCAACGCCTGGGGCGGCAACGGCCCGGTGCCCGGCCTGCCGGTATTCGTGCTCACCCACGAGGCCCCGGCGACGGTGCCGGCGGGCGAGAGTCGCTACACGTTCGTCACGGACGGCATCGAAAGCGCGATCGCCCAGGCACGGTCGGCCGCGGGCGACGGTTACGTGAGCCTGATGGGCGCGGCCGCGGCTCAGCAATGCCTGCGATTGGGTCTGCTTGACGAGATCCAACTCCACGTGGTGCCGGTCCTGCTCGGCTCCGGCGTCCGCCTGTTCGACCACCTGGGCCCGGCACCGGTCCCCCTGCGCAAGCTCCGCGCGGTGGACGCCCCTGGCGTGACCCACCTGCGCTACGCGGTTGGTCCGCTAGGTTGA
- a CDS encoding FkbM family methyltransferase, with product MLTRAWGIARSLVIYHGQPGRHRRLVRFYGQFLGPDDVAFDIGAHVGSRVRAWRALGARVVAVEPQPDCLRVLRTFFGRDAKVTILPVAIGAKPGTAHLALSTATPTVSTLSTEWIDTVSTDRSFAKVRWDRRVEVPVTTLDELVKEHGEPAFCKIDVEGFEAEVLAGLSRPVRALSFEYLPMAHDAGLAVLGQVESLGDYEYNYSPVETMRWARSSWMSAAELVALFGEIRPTGRSGDVYARLRSS from the coding sequence ATGCTCACCCGCGCGTGGGGAATCGCCCGATCGTTGGTTATCTATCACGGTCAGCCCGGCCGGCACCGCCGGCTGGTCCGCTTCTACGGCCAGTTCCTCGGCCCTGACGACGTCGCGTTCGACATCGGCGCCCACGTCGGCAGCCGGGTGCGGGCCTGGCGGGCGCTCGGCGCCCGGGTCGTCGCCGTCGAGCCGCAGCCCGACTGCCTGCGGGTGCTGCGCACGTTCTTCGGCCGCGACGCGAAGGTGACGATCCTGCCGGTGGCGATCGGAGCCAAGCCCGGCACGGCCCACCTGGCGCTGTCGACGGCGACGCCGACGGTCTCCACGCTGTCGACCGAGTGGATCGACACGGTGTCGACCGACCGCAGCTTCGCCAAGGTGCGCTGGGACCGCCGGGTGGAGGTGCCCGTGACCACCCTCGACGAGCTGGTCAAGGAGCACGGCGAGCCGGCATTCTGCAAGATTGACGTCGAGGGCTTCGAGGCCGAGGTGCTGGCCGGGCTGTCCCGGCCGGTGCGGGCGCTGAGCTTCGAATACCTGCCGATGGCGCACGACGCCGGGCTGGCGGTGCTGGGGCAGGTCGAGTCGCTCGGAGACTACGAATACAACTACTCGCCGGTCGAGACCATGCGGTGGGCCCGCTCCTCGTGGATGAGTGCGGCCGAGTTGGTCGCCCTCTTCGGCGAGATCCGGCCGACGGGCAGATCCGGCGACGTGTACGCCCGGCTTCGTTCATCGTGA